The Microcaecilia unicolor chromosome 13, aMicUni1.1, whole genome shotgun sequence genome has a window encoding:
- the OVCA2 gene encoding esterase OVCA2, with amino-acid sequence MAVRPAPLRVLGLHGYRQNERVFRERTGALRKLLRGRMELVCVSGPLRVRAREAPTEELDPQPEEPRGWWFSNSQLQTFDALEETDSSQGLEDTLALLDRVFAEQGPFDGVLGFSQGAALGAILCALKSQEDHRFPFHFAILVAGFKSRSAEHQGYYQDTIKVPTLHVFGEMDRVIPGPMSQELLSCFREPVVLTHQGGHFLPASASQKNTYCTFLDKFLK; translated from the exons ATGGCTGTTCGGCCAGCGCCTTTGCGTGTGCTCGGTCTCCATGGATACCGCCAGAACGAGCGCGTGTTCCGGGAGCGGACGGGAGCTCTACGGAAGCTGCTGCGGGGCCGGATGGAACTGGTGTGTGTGAGCGGCCCCCTGCGGGTACGGGCCAGGGAAGCACCCACAG AAGAGTTGGACCCACAGCCAGAGGAACCCCGGGGTTGGTGGTTTTCAAATTCTCAGCTGCAGACCTTTGATGCTTTGGAAGAGACAGACTCCTCCCAGGGGCTAGAAGACACCCTGGCACTACTTGACAGAGTCTTTGCTGAGCAAGGTCCTTTTGATGGTGTGCTGGGGTTTAGCCAGGGTGCTGCTCTGGGGGCCATTCTCTGTGCACTGAAAAGTCAAGAAGACCACCGGTTTCCTTTCCACTTTGCAATCCTGGTTGCTGGATTCAAGAGCCGGTCAGCAGAACACCAGGGTTATTACCAGGACACAATCAAAGTCCCCACACTTCATGTCTTTGGGGAAATGGACCGTGTGATCCCAGGACCCATGAGCCAGGAGTTGTTATCCTGTTTCAGAGAGCCTGTTGTTCTCACTCATCAGGGTGGACATTTCTTGCCAGCCTCTGCTtcccagaaaaatacctactgcacatTCTTAGACAAGTTTTTGAAATAA